In Mycobacteriales bacterium, the following proteins share a genomic window:
- a CDS encoding alpha/beta fold hydrolase, producing MPFVSSNGVRIHWEQQGEGSPLLLIMGHKYSAEMWWPVRDALTEQHHVVWFDNRGTGQSRAARTASVAEMVADALAVMDAAGLDSAHVWGVSMGGGIAQQLAITAPERVRSLILGCTAIKTEVVKPHPVLGSVLLRIPPGVLRVFTGSKAYPNVPADVARRDYAMLKKDRFSTRGVVAQHVGISEFSMTLGDAATISVPALVQHGTADNLVPYEKGQEIARTIPGARLSSYEGAAHNYLLMDIERVTREALDFYAEVDASTTPASA from the coding sequence ATGCCATTCGTCAGCAGCAACGGCGTCCGGATCCACTGGGAACAGCAGGGCGAAGGCTCCCCGCTGTTGCTGATCATGGGCCACAAGTACAGCGCCGAGATGTGGTGGCCGGTGCGCGACGCCCTGACCGAGCAGCACCACGTCGTGTGGTTCGACAACCGGGGCACCGGGCAGAGCCGGGCGGCGCGGACCGCGTCGGTCGCCGAGATGGTCGCCGACGCCCTCGCCGTGATGGACGCGGCGGGACTCGACTCGGCCCATGTCTGGGGTGTGTCGATGGGGGGCGGCATCGCCCAACAGCTCGCGATCACCGCGCCGGAGCGGGTACGTTCCCTCATCCTCGGCTGCACGGCCATCAAGACCGAGGTCGTCAAGCCGCATCCGGTGCTCGGGTCGGTGCTCCTACGGATCCCGCCGGGCGTCCTCAGAGTGTTCACCGGCAGCAAGGCCTACCCGAACGTGCCCGCCGACGTCGCCCGGCGCGACTACGCGATGTTGAAGAAGGACCGGTTCTCCACCCGCGGGGTCGTCGCACAACACGTCGGCATCTCCGAGTTCAGCATGACGCTCGGCGACGCCGCCACGATCTCGGTTCCGGCCCTCGTCCAGCACGGCACGGCGGACAACCTCGTGCCGTACGAGAAGGGCCAGGAGATCGCCCGGACCATCCCCGGCGCCCGGCTGTCGAGCTACGAAGGCGCGGCACACAACTACCTGCTGATGGACATCGAGCGGGTCACCCGCGAGGCACTCGACTTCTACGCCGAGGTCGACGCGTCCACGACGCCGGCGAGCGCCTGA
- a CDS encoding TetR/AcrR family transcriptional regulator yields MGKRNERLAVAPATVVTRRWRSDLDPRALPPTEHLTLGQRRVLGACLVLFAEQGFAATSIRDVAGAAGMQSASLYNHFASKDAMLTELVTLGVGTHLERLIAAVVNSSAGPVEQLRSAIRTHVAVHCEYPNLGLVVNHEVRHLTPEAAIALESVRRKSGGLVSEVLNRGVEEGVFTLDAPQAAIFAMASMGVDAARWYPYQDEISAEQLCDVYAELALRMVGA; encoded by the coding sequence GTGGGCAAGCGCAACGAGCGGCTCGCCGTTGCGCCTGCGACGGTGGTGACTCGGCGCTGGCGAAGCGACCTCGATCCCCGCGCCCTGCCGCCCACCGAGCACCTGACGCTGGGGCAGCGCCGAGTGCTCGGCGCCTGCCTCGTGCTGTTCGCCGAGCAAGGCTTCGCCGCGACGTCGATCAGGGACGTGGCTGGCGCTGCCGGGATGCAGTCGGCAAGCCTCTACAACCATTTCGCGTCCAAGGACGCGATGCTGACCGAGCTGGTGACGCTCGGAGTGGGCACGCACCTCGAGCGGCTGATCGCCGCAGTGGTGAACTCCTCAGCCGGACCGGTCGAGCAGCTGCGATCGGCGATCCGCACCCATGTCGCGGTGCACTGCGAGTACCCGAACCTCGGTCTCGTCGTGAACCACGAGGTGCGACACCTGACGCCCGAGGCAGCGATCGCACTCGAGTCGGTACGCCGGAAGTCCGGCGGCCTGGTGAGCGAGGTGCTCAACCGTGGGGTCGAGGAGGGAGTGTTCACCCTCGACGCGCCGCAGGCCGCGATCTTCGCGATGGCCAGCATGGGGGTCGACGCGGCCCGCTGGTATCCCTATCAAGACGAGATCTCGGCAGAGCAGCTGTGCGACGTCTACGCCGAGCTGGCACTTCGGATGGTTGGAGCCTGA
- a CDS encoding AMP-binding protein, with translation MTSIPAALRAFAAAKPDAPAVTDTKATLSRRELLDRADTVAHALHDQGVGVGDLVSIGLPSDASHVVASIATWLVGATPQPVAANMPRAELDAVLELAKPAMAIGFDGGDLAPTMLTLPEPTGQAREPLPDVVSPNFKAPMSGGSTGRPKLIVATNPAEVEGLALLGQVMRIKAEDTSLITAPMHHNGPFLTSTATIALGGHVVLPGRFDAETTLALIERERVGWVYLVPTMMSRITKLPDDVRLRYDLSTLHTVMHMAAPCPPYLKQAWIDWLGGERIMELYAGTEAQAATFISGTEWLEHRGSVGKPLIGQMQICDPDGKPLPTGEVGEVWMKSDAGPTYKYIGAEPRAREDGWESLGDLGWMDADGYLYLNDRLTDMVLVGGSNVYPAEVEAALDEHPHVLSSCVIGLPDDDLGNRLHALVQLRDEVSDDELRSWCGERLTKYKVPRTFERVAQPLRDDAAKVRRSQLRAERLPG, from the coding sequence ATGACCTCGATCCCGGCGGCACTGCGCGCGTTCGCGGCCGCCAAGCCCGACGCCCCGGCGGTCACCGACACCAAAGCGACACTGTCGCGTCGGGAGCTGCTCGACCGCGCCGACACCGTGGCTCACGCACTGCATGACCAAGGCGTCGGGGTGGGCGACCTGGTCTCGATCGGGCTGCCGAGCGACGCCTCCCACGTGGTGGCTTCGATCGCCACGTGGCTGGTGGGGGCGACGCCACAGCCGGTAGCGGCGAACATGCCGCGCGCCGAGCTGGACGCGGTCCTCGAGCTGGCGAAGCCGGCGATGGCGATCGGCTTCGACGGCGGCGACCTCGCGCCGACGATGCTCACGCTGCCCGAGCCGACCGGGCAGGCTCGCGAGCCGTTGCCCGACGTGGTCTCACCCAACTTCAAGGCGCCGATGTCCGGCGGGTCGACCGGTCGGCCGAAGCTGATCGTTGCCACGAACCCGGCCGAGGTGGAGGGGCTCGCCCTGCTCGGCCAGGTCATGCGGATCAAGGCCGAGGACACGTCCTTGATCACTGCGCCGATGCACCACAACGGGCCGTTCCTGACCTCGACCGCGACGATCGCGCTCGGCGGCCATGTCGTCCTGCCGGGCCGCTTCGACGCCGAGACCACCCTCGCGCTCATCGAACGGGAACGTGTCGGATGGGTCTACCTCGTGCCGACGATGATGTCGCGGATCACGAAGCTGCCTGACGACGTCCGCCTCCGCTACGACCTGTCGACCCTGCACACGGTGATGCACATGGCGGCGCCGTGCCCGCCGTACCTCAAGCAGGCGTGGATCGACTGGCTCGGCGGAGAACGCATCATGGAGCTCTACGCCGGGACCGAGGCGCAGGCTGCGACGTTCATCAGCGGCACCGAATGGCTCGAGCACCGCGGCTCGGTCGGCAAGCCACTGATCGGGCAGATGCAGATCTGTGATCCGGACGGCAAGCCGTTGCCGACCGGCGAGGTCGGCGAGGTGTGGATGAAGTCCGACGCCGGCCCGACTTACAAATACATCGGAGCGGAGCCGAGGGCCCGCGAGGACGGCTGGGAGTCACTCGGCGACCTGGGCTGGATGGACGCCGACGGCTACCTCTACCTCAACGACCGGTTGACGGATATGGTCCTGGTCGGCGGCAGCAACGTCTACCCCGCCGAGGTCGAGGCCGCGCTCGATGAGCATCCGCACGTGCTGTCGTCATGTGTCATCGGGCTGCCGGACGACGACCTCGGCAACCGGCTGCACGCGTTGGTGCAGCTTCGCGACGAGGTCAGTGACGACGAGCTGCGGTCGTGGTGCGGCGAGCGGTTGACGAAATACAAGGTGCCGCGGACCTTCGAGCGGGTGGCGCAGCCGCTGCGCGACGATGCGGCGAAGGTACGCCGCTCGCAGCTTCGCGCCGAACGCCTTCCCGGTTAG
- a CDS encoding hemerythrin domain-containing protein, producing the protein MSNDAIVMLKEDHKRVRALFREFKGAGENATATKAKLVDKILEELTVHTYIENEGMYPAVREQVPELEDDILESLEEHHVADVLCMELAAMSPEHKHFDAKVAVLIENVEHHIEEEETEWFPQVREKLGRNELQAIGTRLEELKAKSPRRPSNPKSLVKAVKALVS; encoded by the coding sequence ATGTCGAACGACGCCATCGTGATGCTGAAGGAAGACCACAAGAGGGTTCGCGCGCTGTTTCGCGAGTTCAAGGGCGCCGGGGAGAATGCGACGGCCACCAAGGCGAAGCTCGTCGACAAGATCCTCGAAGAGCTCACCGTGCACACCTACATCGAGAACGAGGGGATGTACCCGGCCGTCCGGGAGCAGGTTCCCGAGCTGGAGGACGACATTCTCGAGTCGCTCGAGGAGCACCACGTGGCGGACGTGCTGTGCATGGAGCTCGCCGCGATGAGTCCTGAACACAAGCATTTCGACGCGAAGGTCGCCGTTTTGATCGAGAACGTCGAGCACCACATCGAGGAAGAGGAGACCGAGTGGTTCCCGCAGGTGCGCGAGAAGCTCGGTCGTAACGAGCTCCAGGCGATCGGGACCCGGCTCGAGGAGCTGAAAGCCAAGTCGCCGCGCCGGCCGTCGAACCCGAAGTCGCTGGTCAAGGCCGTCAAGGCGCTCGTCTCCTAG
- a CDS encoding type 1 glutamine amidotransferase domain-containing protein, whose product MANELDGKTIAFLVANEGVEQVELTEPWRAVEAAGGTPKLVAPEAGKAQGFNHLDKADEFPVDVSVADASAQDYDALVLPGGVANPDQLRTEPAAVAFAKSFFDAGKPVAAICHAPWTLVEADVVRDRKMTSWPSLQTDLRNAGADWVDEQVVVCTGGSNVLISSRKPDDLDAFCREMVDRFAAA is encoded by the coding sequence ATGGCCAACGAACTCGACGGCAAGACGATCGCCTTCCTGGTGGCCAACGAGGGCGTCGAGCAGGTGGAGCTCACCGAGCCGTGGCGGGCGGTCGAGGCGGCCGGCGGCACCCCCAAGCTGGTCGCACCCGAAGCGGGGAAGGCACAGGGGTTCAACCATCTCGACAAGGCGGACGAGTTCCCGGTCGACGTCAGCGTCGCGGACGCGAGCGCGCAGGACTACGACGCCCTCGTGCTGCCGGGCGGGGTCGCCAACCCGGACCAGCTGCGGACCGAGCCGGCCGCGGTCGCGTTCGCGAAGTCGTTCTTCGACGCGGGCAAGCCGGTTGCCGCGATCTGCCACGCGCCATGGACGCTGGTGGAGGCCGACGTGGTCCGTGACCGGAAGATGACCAGCTGGCCGAGCCTGCAGACGGATCTGCGAAACGCGGGCGCCGACTGGGTGGACGAGCAGGTCGTGGTGTGCACAGGCGGGTCGAACGTGCTGATCTCGTCGAGGAAGCCGGACGACCTCGACGCCTTCTGCCGGGAAATGGTGGATCGGTTCGCGGCTGCGTAA
- a CDS encoding peroxiredoxin: protein MSIRLGDDAPNFTADTTEGEIDFYQWKGDSWAVLFSHPADFTPVCTTELGRTAALKSEFDKRNTKAIAVSVDSVDNHNGWAPDIAAATGSEVNFPIIADESHKVSELYDMLHPGEGDSSTVRSVFIIAPNNKVRLTLTYPKSVGRNFDEIVRVIDALQATDRDPISTPVDWKPGDRVIVSPTISTEDARAKFANVEEKNSYLRYADQP, encoded by the coding sequence ATGAGCATCCGGCTGGGCGACGACGCCCCCAACTTCACCGCCGACACCACAGAGGGCGAGATCGACTTCTACCAGTGGAAGGGCGACTCGTGGGCGGTGCTGTTCAGCCACCCCGCTGACTTCACGCCCGTCTGCACGACCGAACTCGGTCGCACCGCGGCGTTGAAGAGCGAGTTCGACAAGCGGAACACGAAGGCGATCGCCGTGTCGGTGGACTCCGTCGACAACCACAACGGCTGGGCGCCCGACATCGCCGCGGCCACGGGCAGCGAGGTGAACTTCCCGATCATTGCCGACGAGTCGCACAAGGTGTCTGAGCTCTACGACATGCTCCACCCGGGTGAGGGCGACTCGAGCACCGTACGGTCGGTGTTCATCATCGCGCCGAACAACAAGGTGCGGCTGACCCTGACCTACCCGAAGTCCGTCGGCCGCAACTTCGACGAGATCGTGCGCGTCATCGACGCGCTACAGGCCACGGACCGGGACCCGATCTCGACCCCGGTCGACTGGAAGCCGGGTGACCGCGTCATCGTGTCGCCGACGATCTCGACCGAGGACGCGCGGGCGAAGTTCGCGAACGTCGAGGAGAAGAACTCCTACCTCAGGTACGCCGACCAGCCCTGA
- a CDS encoding alpha/beta hydrolase-fold protein, producing MIRVRWPVAAALSAALTLGAAGGAAVGAAGSAPAAHSAVASVGPRLVTTTIPDPQDYVPAKWLPYPGQPRADVLLPAGYDPAERYPLVLNLGGLGGDYAKAALGTSVHINAIVVTPEPYNGWYDDWWNNGKRRDPAWESYFLDDVVPWILHHYRIRPQRRWHAVIGISMGGLGATYLGGRLPGFFGTVASLSGFLDPQYFGAITQEGMGIVSAAPLRDDHASYPVLGPPDGFYATGHNPTRLVQNLQHTHVFLTTGTGVPSKAGIDQNLVLALGGGGLEGPIIYPMNVLFRQAAQRAGVAVTYVPHPGGHDGPDFSKELAAAIAWGLFKPVVDHPRTWTNQTVATSGHLWNISYRFDRPPTAVVRFTAAYGRLTISHAGSAVTVETSGGCRIHTATPATLDLASRDCLVVR from the coding sequence GTGATCCGCGTCCGTTGGCCGGTAGCAGCAGCGCTCAGCGCGGCGCTGACGCTCGGCGCGGCGGGAGGCGCGGCGGTAGGCGCAGCGGGAAGCGCGCCCGCAGCGCACAGCGCCGTGGCGAGCGTCGGGCCGCGGCTGGTCACCACGACGATCCCGGACCCGCAGGACTACGTTCCGGCGAAGTGGCTGCCCTACCCCGGTCAGCCTCGTGCGGACGTGCTGCTGCCGGCCGGCTACGACCCCGCCGAGCGCTACCCGCTGGTGCTCAACCTGGGCGGGCTCGGCGGCGACTACGCCAAGGCGGCGCTCGGGACGAGCGTCCACATCAACGCGATCGTGGTCACCCCGGAGCCGTACAACGGCTGGTACGACGACTGGTGGAACAACGGCAAGCGCCGTGACCCCGCGTGGGAGAGCTACTTCCTCGACGACGTGGTCCCGTGGATCCTCCACCACTACCGGATCCGCCCGCAGCGACGCTGGCACGCCGTGATCGGGATCTCGATGGGCGGGCTCGGCGCGACCTACCTCGGCGGCCGGTTGCCGGGCTTCTTCGGCACCGTCGCGAGCCTGTCCGGCTTCCTCGACCCGCAGTACTTCGGTGCGATCACCCAGGAGGGCATGGGGATCGTCTCGGCGGCCCCGCTGCGTGACGACCACGCGTCCTACCCGGTGCTCGGCCCGCCCGACGGCTTCTACGCGACCGGCCACAACCCCACCCGCCTGGTGCAGAACCTGCAACACACGCACGTCTTCCTGACGACAGGCACCGGCGTACCGAGCAAGGCGGGCATCGACCAGAACCTGGTCCTCGCACTCGGTGGCGGCGGGCTCGAGGGCCCGATCATCTACCCGATGAACGTGCTGTTCAGGCAGGCCGCGCAGCGTGCCGGTGTCGCAGTCACGTACGTGCCTCACCCTGGCGGACACGACGGGCCGGACTTCTCCAAAGAACTGGCCGCCGCGATCGCCTGGGGATTGTTCAAGCCCGTCGTCGACCATCCGCGGACCTGGACGAACCAGACGGTCGCGACCAGCGGACACCTGTGGAACATCAGCTATCGATTCGATCGGCCGCCGACTGCGGTCGTGCGCTTCACCGCGGCGTACGGCAGGCTGACGATCAGCCACGCGGGGTCTGCGGTCACCGTCGAGACCTCAGGCGGCTGCCGGATCCATACCGCCACTCCGGCGACGTTGGACCTGGCGAGCCGGGACTGCTTAGTCGTCAGGTGA
- a CDS encoding acyl-CoA thioesterase domain-containing protein: MTDRRTFLTRSDEHTFVPTRAAVGPWGPDTVSGLVITGLVGYAAERAAGNADFVGTRLTVDMVRMAMQGELRTEATVLREGRRLRMVDVTISQGERNVAHGRGIFVRRCEPPPGAVWSAPVAMAKPPEPADTPQYGPKPYVGPDATAAADFEPWRDATQPKYVWYDFEAALVEGEPTSPFVRAAAVADVSNPLMNWGSHGLQFVNSDITMLLAREPEGTMLGLAARDRQEAGGVSVGSAVMFDPAGPIGLTTVTSLASEVRMSIPDHRAASS, from the coding sequence GTGACCGACCGCCGTACCTTCCTGACCCGTTCCGACGAGCACACGTTCGTCCCGACGCGCGCCGCCGTGGGCCCGTGGGGTCCCGACACGGTCAGCGGGCTCGTCATCACCGGCCTGGTCGGGTACGCCGCGGAGCGGGCGGCTGGCAATGCGGATTTCGTCGGCACCCGGCTGACCGTCGACATGGTGCGCATGGCGATGCAAGGCGAGCTCCGCACCGAGGCGACCGTGTTGCGGGAGGGCCGCCGGCTGCGGATGGTCGACGTGACCATCAGCCAAGGTGAGCGCAACGTCGCGCACGGGCGAGGCATCTTCGTCCGCCGCTGCGAGCCGCCGCCCGGAGCCGTCTGGTCCGCGCCGGTGGCGATGGCGAAGCCGCCCGAGCCCGCCGACACCCCGCAGTACGGGCCGAAGCCGTACGTCGGTCCCGACGCGACGGCGGCGGCCGACTTCGAGCCGTGGCGGGACGCCACCCAGCCGAAGTACGTCTGGTACGACTTCGAGGCCGCGCTGGTCGAGGGCGAGCCCACCTCGCCCTTTGTCCGCGCCGCCGCAGTCGCCGACGTGTCGAACCCGCTCATGAACTGGGGCAGCCACGGCCTGCAGTTCGTGAACTCCGACATCACGATGCTGCTGGCCCGCGAGCCGGAGGGGACGATGCTCGGCCTGGCCGCTCGCGACCGTCAGGAAGCCGGGGGAGTGTCCGTCGGGTCGGCCGTCATGTTCGACCCGGCCGGACCGATCGGGCTCACCACGGTCACCTCCCTGGCCTCCGAGGTCCGGATGTCGATCCCGGACCACCGCGCCGCCAGCAGCTGA
- a CDS encoding MarR family transcriptional regulator has translation MTTPTDEQLDALRSSVSRLLSADRRLRHREHHNAESGLSSTHLRALHLLLEQPYATVGALARAADLTPASMTVAIDQLEARGLLTRQRDVHDRRQCFITLTPTGQRVVEEKQAYWRRRMSEIFADVPGRSIAAAITVLERVVEVMEGLGEDDSESP, from the coding sequence GTGACCACGCCTACCGACGAGCAGCTGGACGCGCTGCGCAGCTCGGTGAGCCGACTGCTGTCTGCGGACCGTCGGCTGCGGCACCGTGAGCACCACAACGCCGAGTCCGGGTTGAGCAGCACCCACCTGCGCGCTCTCCATCTGCTCCTGGAACAGCCCTACGCGACGGTCGGCGCACTGGCGAGAGCAGCCGATCTGACGCCTGCATCGATGACCGTGGCGATCGACCAGCTCGAAGCCCGCGGGCTGCTGACCCGTCAGCGCGATGTACACGACCGCCGGCAGTGCTTCATCACCCTCACCCCGACCGGGCAGCGAGTGGTCGAGGAGAAGCAGGCGTACTGGCGGCGGCGGATGTCGGAGATCTTCGCCGACGTACCGGGCCGCAGCATCGCCGCCGCGATCACCGTCCTCGAGCGGGTGGTCGAGGTGATGGAAGGGCTTGGTGAGGACGACTCCGAGTCGCCCTGA
- a CDS encoding DHA2 family efflux MFS transporter permease subunit: MKRSAARPPLGADVWRVCVVVILGMVMSTLDTTIVNVALISLSRDLKTSLDTVQWVVTGYLLALAAVIPTTGWAAKRYGTKRLFLISIVVFTFGSALCGLSPSIAWLIAFRVLQGVGGGMIVPLGMMLVVKKAGPQRLARVMSAISVPVILGPVVGPTIGGLLLDHAGWRWIFYVNLPVGVAAFVAALRLLPADQPEDAGPLDISGLAIVAPGLVGITYGLAKIGVDPFLSATVLAPLLAGAALVTVFVIRALRVDRPLLDMRLYKDKSFSAASLTTFCLGAAMFGGLILMPLYFQTVRGEDALRTGLLLGPQGIGSALAVWWAGGLVDRYGAGLVSICGALVSIATTVPFLFLGAHTAYLPVEFAMLARGLGVGLSSMPAMTAALRGLTPDQVNDATPQINVVQRVGSSIGTAILTVILQNHLDHAGTAAGQAHAFGVSFGWVLAITAVASLPTVLLWWIERRARLDGAPPLAGEVTSDALVGAA, from the coding sequence ATGAAACGATCGGCGGCACGTCCCCCGCTCGGCGCAGACGTCTGGCGGGTCTGCGTCGTCGTCATCCTCGGCATGGTCATGTCGACCCTCGACACGACCATCGTCAACGTCGCGCTGATCTCGCTCTCCCGCGACCTGAAGACCTCGCTGGACACGGTGCAGTGGGTCGTCACCGGCTATCTGCTGGCGCTGGCGGCCGTGATCCCCACCACCGGGTGGGCGGCCAAGCGCTACGGCACCAAGCGCTTGTTCCTGATCTCGATCGTCGTGTTCACCTTCGGGTCGGCGCTGTGCGGGCTGTCCCCGTCGATCGCATGGCTGATCGCGTTTCGGGTGCTGCAAGGCGTCGGCGGCGGCATGATCGTCCCGCTCGGCATGATGCTGGTGGTCAAGAAGGCGGGCCCGCAGCGCCTGGCGCGGGTGATGAGTGCGATCTCCGTGCCGGTGATCCTCGGCCCGGTCGTCGGGCCCACCATCGGCGGACTCCTGCTCGACCACGCCGGATGGCGCTGGATCTTCTACGTCAACCTGCCGGTCGGCGTCGCGGCCTTCGTCGCGGCGCTACGACTGCTCCCGGCCGACCAACCGGAAGACGCCGGCCCGCTCGACATCAGCGGGCTCGCGATCGTCGCACCCGGACTCGTGGGCATCACCTACGGCCTCGCCAAGATCGGCGTCGATCCGTTCCTGTCCGCCACCGTCCTCGCTCCCCTGCTGGCAGGCGCGGCGCTCGTCACGGTGTTCGTGATCCGGGCTCTGCGCGTCGACCGGCCGTTGTTGGACATGCGGCTCTACAAGGACAAGTCCTTCAGCGCCGCCTCGCTGACGACGTTCTGCCTCGGTGCCGCGATGTTCGGCGGGCTCATCCTGATGCCGTTGTACTTCCAGACCGTGCGCGGCGAGGACGCCCTTCGTACCGGACTGCTGCTGGGGCCCCAAGGGATCGGCTCCGCGCTTGCCGTGTGGTGGGCCGGCGGTCTGGTCGATCGGTACGGCGCGGGCCTGGTCTCGATCTGCGGAGCGCTCGTCAGCATCGCGACGACCGTGCCGTTCCTCTTCCTCGGCGCGCACACGGCGTACTTGCCGGTCGAGTTCGCCATGCTCGCGCGCGGCCTTGGCGTGGGCCTGTCCTCGATGCCCGCGATGACCGCGGCGCTGCGCGGGCTGACCCCGGATCAGGTCAACGACGCGACCCCGCAGATCAACGTCGTTCAGCGAGTCGGCTCCTCGATCGGCACGGCCATCCTCACCGTGATCCTGCAGAACCATCTCGACCACGCCGGCACCGCCGCGGGACAAGCGCACGCCTTCGGGGTGAGCTTCGGCTGGGTGCTCGCGATCACCGCCGTCGCCTCGCTGCCCACCGTTCTGCTCTGGTGGATCGAACGGCGGGCCAGGCTCGACGGCGCGCCGCCGCTGGCGGGCGAGGTCACCTCCGACGCCCTGGTGGGAGCGGCGTGA
- a CDS encoding MarR family transcriptional regulator has product MTTDAREVWAMMADLVLSNQRRREVSEAVGLSFGKTRALRRLARQPMSMGELAAALGIDPPNATTLVDDLEKLGLVQRRPHPTDRRAKVVETTKRGLALARTADEILSCPPAALSRLPAADLKDLQRILDSIRES; this is encoded by the coding sequence ATGACGACGGACGCGCGAGAGGTCTGGGCGATGATGGCCGACCTCGTTCTGAGCAACCAGCGTCGCCGCGAGGTGTCGGAGGCCGTCGGGCTCAGCTTCGGCAAGACGCGCGCGCTGCGCCGGCTTGCCCGCCAACCGATGTCCATGGGTGAGCTCGCCGCGGCCCTCGGCATCGATCCGCCCAACGCCACCACGCTCGTCGACGACCTGGAAAAGCTCGGCCTGGTGCAGCGCCGGCCCCACCCCACCGACCGGCGCGCGAAGGTCGTCGAGACCACCAAGCGCGGGCTCGCCCTCGCTCGCACCGCCGACGAGATCCTCAGCTGCCCCCCGGCGGCGCTCAGCAGGCTGCCGGCCGCCGACCTGAAAGACCTGCAGCGGATCCTCGACAGCATCCGGGAAAGTTAG